A genomic window from Halogeometricum borinquense DSM 11551 includes:
- a CDS encoding class II fumarate hydratase, with translation MSEDFRTERDSLGEMQVPADAYWGAQTQRAVENFPISGITFSRRFIRALGVVKKGAAQANRDLGLVEENIADAIVEAADEVIAGEHDDQFPVDVFQTGSGTSSNMNANEVIANRAAELMGEEIGDRVVHPNDHVNYGQSSNDVIPTAMHVSALEAVEKDLLPALDTLREALEAKEEEFAGVVKTGRTHLQDATPVTLGQEFGGYRTQVEKGLGRLDGVREHLSELALGGTAVGTGLNTHPDFPKKAAEYITAETGVEFREADNHFEAQAAHDAMSEAHGALRTVAGSLNKIANDLRLLASGPRNGLGEIEQPENQPGSSIMPGKINPVVAEAVNQVHKQVVGNDAAISAGAAEGQIDLNLYKPVLAHNFLESAQLISNASETFGTKFVRKLEANEEVCEEQVERSMALATALNPTIGYDKASEVAKTALKEGKTVREVVIEKGYLSEEEADEVLDPEKMTHRGILGDD, from the coding sequence ATGAGCGAGGACTTCCGAACCGAACGGGACAGTCTCGGTGAGATGCAAGTGCCCGCGGACGCGTACTGGGGTGCGCAGACCCAACGGGCCGTAGAGAATTTCCCCATCTCGGGAATCACGTTCAGTCGGCGGTTCATCCGCGCGCTCGGCGTCGTGAAGAAGGGGGCCGCACAAGCGAACCGCGACCTCGGACTCGTAGAGGAGAATATCGCGGACGCCATCGTCGAGGCCGCAGACGAGGTCATCGCCGGCGAACACGACGACCAGTTCCCCGTAGACGTGTTCCAGACGGGGTCCGGCACGTCGTCGAACATGAACGCCAACGAGGTCATCGCCAACCGCGCCGCCGAACTCATGGGCGAGGAAATCGGCGACCGCGTGGTCCACCCGAACGACCACGTGAACTACGGGCAGTCCTCGAACGACGTGATTCCGACCGCAATGCACGTTTCGGCGCTCGAAGCTGTCGAGAAGGACCTCCTTCCCGCACTCGACACGCTCCGCGAGGCGCTCGAAGCGAAAGAAGAGGAGTTCGCGGGCGTCGTTAAGACGGGGCGAACTCACCTTCAGGATGCGACGCCGGTCACGCTCGGACAAGAGTTCGGCGGGTACCGGACACAGGTAGAGAAAGGTCTCGGTCGCCTCGACGGCGTTCGTGAACATCTGAGCGAACTCGCACTCGGCGGGACGGCCGTCGGCACCGGACTGAACACCCATCCCGACTTCCCCAAGAAAGCGGCAGAGTACATCACGGCGGAGACGGGTGTCGAGTTCCGTGAAGCGGACAACCACTTCGAGGCGCAGGCCGCCCACGACGCGATGAGCGAGGCTCACGGCGCACTTCGGACCGTCGCAGGGTCGCTGAACAAGATTGCGAACGATCTGCGGCTTCTCGCTTCCGGTCCGCGAAACGGTCTCGGCGAGATCGAACAACCCGAAAACCAACCGGGCAGTTCCATCATGCCCGGGAAAATCAATCCCGTCGTCGCTGAAGCCGTCAATCAGGTCCACAAGCAGGTCGTCGGTAACGACGCCGCCATTTCCGCCGGAGCCGCTGAGGGACAGATCGACCTCAACCTCTACAAGCCCGTCCTCGCGCACAACTTCCTCGAATCGGCGCAACTCATCTCGAACGCTTCGGAAACCTTCGGGACGAAGTTCGTCCGCAAACTCGAAGCGAACGAGGAGGTCTGCGAGGAACAGGTCGAACGCTCGATGGCGCTGGCGACGGCGCTGAATCCCACTATCGGCTACGACAAAGCGAGTGAAGTAGCGAAGACGGCACTGAAAGAGGGCAAGACCGTCCGCGAAGTCGTCATCGAGAAGGGCTATCTCTCCGAAGAAGAGGCCGACGAAGTTCTCGACCCCGAGAAGATGACACACCGGGGAATCCTCGGCGACGACTGA
- a CDS encoding HVO_2901 family zinc finger protein: MPSLQYQREQGRDMLECRSCGATFPEGQATNDGWHYECPQCNEANGIGQGLRRI; this comes from the coding sequence ATGCCGAGCCTGCAGTACCAGCGTGAACAGGGGCGGGATATGTTGGAATGCCGAAGTTGTGGTGCCACATTCCCCGAAGGCCAAGCAACGAACGACGGTTGGCACTACGAGTGCCCCCAGTGTAACGAAGCAAACGGCATCGGTCAGGGCTTGCGCCGCATCTAA